The following are encoded together in the Pseudomonas sediminis genome:
- the rlmH gene encoding 23S rRNA (pseudouridine(1915)-N(3))-methyltransferase RlmH yields MRIKLIAVGSRMPRWVEEGWQEYVKRLPAELPLELVEIPLNTRGKNADVARLIRQEGEAMLSKVQPGERIVTLEVHGKPWSTEQLAAELDRWRLDARNVNLMVGGPEGLAPEVCARSEQRWSLSPLTLPHPLVRILLGEQIYRAWTVLSGHPYHK; encoded by the coding sequence GTGCGGATCAAACTGATCGCCGTCGGTTCGCGCATGCCGCGTTGGGTCGAGGAGGGCTGGCAGGAGTACGTCAAGCGTCTGCCAGCAGAATTGCCGCTGGAGCTGGTGGAAATTCCCCTCAACACCCGCGGCAAGAATGCCGACGTCGCCCGCCTGATCCGTCAGGAGGGTGAGGCCATGCTGAGCAAGGTGCAGCCCGGCGAACGTATCGTCACGCTGGAGGTCCATGGCAAGCCATGGAGCACCGAGCAACTGGCAGCGGAGCTGGATCGCTGGCGCCTCGATGCACGCAACGTCAACCTCATGGTCGGTGGCCCGGAAGGGCTGGCACCGGAGGTCTGCGCGCGTAGCGAGCAGCGCTGGTCGCTGTCGCCTCTGACGTTGCCGCATCCGCTGGTGCGTATCCTGCTCGGCGAGCAGATCTACCGAGCCTGGACCGTATTGTCCGGCCACCCGTACCACAAGTGA